The sequence below is a genomic window from Microbacterium sp. SORGH_AS_0888.
CGAAGTGGGGGAGGGCGATCGTCGTAAGGCCCGGCAGCAATCCGGCGGCAATCGGCTCGAAGTTGTCAACGCCAATGATCGACAGATCGTGGGGTACGGACAGCCCTGCGGCGCCTGCTTCCTGGTAGGCGCCCATCGCCATGGCGTCGTTGAAGCAGAAGAGCGCCGTTGGCCGTGGCTCGCTGGACGCGAGGAGGCGGGAAACCGCGATTCGGCCGGCGCGTGCGTCCGGGGGATCTCCGCCCATGACGATCCGGGGCCGGAGTCCCGCATCCCGCATCGCACGTTCGTATCCTTCGACCCGTCCATTGGCGCCCGGACCCGGTCGCGAGACCGTGGTGTGCGCGATGTCATGGTGGCCTGCTTCGATGAGTGTGCGGGTCGCGTACTCCCCAATTGCGACCTCGTCGGGTACGACGGATCCGACCCGTCCTGCTGCGTCGGTGGCGTCGATGAGTACGCAAGGGATCGAGTACAGCGGCTCCGGTAGGTCTACCGGAGCCTGGTGGAACATCCGCGCATACAGAATCGCGTCGACCTGTGCCGATATGAGGCCCGCCAGCTGGTCGGCCTCGGCCTCGGCGTCGTGGTTGGAGTTCACCACAACGAGCAACTGCCCGCGCTCTCTCGCGACACTTTGTGCACCAAGCACGACGCGCGTCGCGAACGGCGTCGTCGCGATGTCATCGGAGACGAAGCCGAGGATGTTGGATCTCCTGCTGCGTAGCGCGCTGGCCAGGCGATTGGGTGAGTACCCGAGCTCTTCGGCGACGCGTCGAACCCGCTCGCGCGTTGCGGTCGCGACCTGACCGCGGCCGCTCAATGCGTGGGAGACGGTGGTGGCCGACACCTGGGCCGCACGGGCGACGTCTGTGATCCCGACGGGCTTGGCTCGGTCGTCGTAGTTACTCACCACGAAACCTCCTCGAAGCCTCACAGTAGCCGAGCGAGACGGCTCACGGTGCCGTCTCGTCGCCGACCACGGCAGTGAGGATCCGGGCGAGCAGGGCGCGTTCGGGCTCGTCGAGTGGGGCGAAGAGCGTGTCGAGCACGGTGGCGACTATCCGGCGTCCCGCCGCGAGAGCGTCGTGCCCCGCATCCGTGAGCGAGTGGTCGATGCGGCGCCCGTGTCCCGCGGAGCGCACGATCAACCCGCGGGCGTGCATCCGCTGCGCGAGTGTGCCGAATGCCTGGTCGCTCTGGAAGGTCGCCGCGGCCAGTGCGTGTCCGGACGCGCCGGGCATCCGTTCGATCGCGCGGAGCGCGTCCCACTGAACGAGCGTCACCCCGACATCGCGGAGGGCGATGTCCATCGCTCGATGGTTGCGGTACTGCGCCTGCTTGATCGTGCGGCCGAGCAGTTCGAGGTCCGTCGTCATCGTGCTATCGTATCAGCATACTTATATAAACATGTTGAATCGAGGATGC
It includes:
- a CDS encoding LacI family DNA-binding transcriptional regulator, giving the protein MSNYDDRAKPVGITDVARAAQVSATTVSHALSGRGQVATATRERVRRVAEELGYSPNRLASALRSRRSNILGFVSDDIATTPFATRVVLGAQSVARERGQLLVVVNSNHDAEAEADQLAGLISAQVDAILYARMFHQAPVDLPEPLYSIPCVLIDATDAAGRVGSVVPDEVAIGEYATRTLIEAGHHDIAHTTVSRPGPGANGRVEGYERAMRDAGLRPRIVMGGDPPDARAGRIAVSRLLASSEPRPTALFCFNDAMAMGAYQEAGAAGLSVPHDLSIIGVDNFEPIAAGLLPGLTTIALPHFEMGAWAVNTLLDALEGGFTPASPPVVAIPGRLETRGSVCPPAIR
- a CDS encoding MarR family winged helix-turn-helix transcriptional regulator produces the protein MTTDLELLGRTIKQAQYRNHRAMDIALRDVGVTLVQWDALRAIERMPGASGHALAAATFQSDQAFGTLAQRMHARGLIVRSAGHGRRIDHSLTDAGHDALAAGRRIVATVLDTLFAPLDEPERALLARILTAVVGDETAP